Part of the bacterium genome is shown below.
TGAAGAAGATAATAATATTCGGACTTCTTATAACAACTTTATTACTTGTTGGATGCAACACAATGCACGGGATAGGAAAAGATATAGAAAAAGCAGGCGAGACAATCCAAAAATCTACAGGTAAATAATAAAAACTTCTATTGTCAAGGTTGTATGAAGATTATTAGTTAAGCAAACCAATGGTATTTAAAGCCCCATTAAATTAAAAAATGAAAAATAAATATGATGTAGTAGTTGTAG
Proteins encoded:
- a CDS encoding entericidin A/B family lipoprotein encodes the protein MKKIIIFGLLITTLLLVGCNTMHGIGKDIEKAGETIQKSTGK